From Pseudodesulfovibrio sp. S3, a single genomic window includes:
- the purU gene encoding formyltetrahydrofolate deformylase: MTESKESTVRLLITCPDQPGIVAAVSGYLHRKNANIIHSDQHSTDPVGGRFFMRNEFFLPGLDMDGLEELRREFEAEVTNGFIMEWSLNPVWKPKKMVILCSKVDHALMELLWRWKRGDLETEMSMVISNHPDQRSSVEHFGVPFHHVPVGPSLRDKVTAEDTMLELMDGKADLIVLARYMQILTPDFVNSFNRKIINIHHSFLPAFVGADPYRRAHQRGVKLIGATAHYVTEMLDEGPIIEQDVIRVTHSHDVEDLKRLGGDIERHVLARAVQWHLEDRVIIDGNKTIVFRR; the protein is encoded by the coding sequence ATGACCGAATCCAAGGAAAGCACAGTCAGGCTGCTCATCACCTGCCCGGACCAACCGGGCATCGTGGCCGCAGTCAGCGGCTATCTGCACCGCAAGAACGCCAACATCATCCATTCCGATCAGCACTCCACCGACCCCGTAGGCGGTCGGTTCTTCATGCGCAACGAGTTTTTCCTGCCCGGACTGGACATGGACGGACTGGAGGAACTGCGCCGTGAATTCGAAGCGGAAGTGACCAACGGGTTTATCATGGAGTGGAGTCTGAACCCTGTCTGGAAACCCAAGAAAATGGTCATCCTCTGTTCCAAGGTGGACCATGCGCTCATGGAACTGCTGTGGCGCTGGAAACGCGGCGACCTGGAAACCGAAATGTCCATGGTCATCTCCAACCACCCTGACCAGCGTTCGTCCGTGGAACACTTCGGCGTTCCCTTCCATCATGTACCTGTGGGTCCGTCCCTGCGCGACAAGGTCACAGCCGAGGACACCATGCTCGAACTCATGGACGGCAAGGCAGACCTGATCGTCCTCGCCCGGTACATGCAGATTCTGACCCCGGATTTCGTGAACAGCTTCAACCGGAAAATCATCAATATCCACCACTCGTTCCTGCCCGCCTTTGTCGGGGCGGACCCCTACCGTCGGGCGCACCAGCGCGGCGTCAAACTCATCGGAGCAACGGCCCATTACGTCACGGAAATGCTGGACGAGGGGCCGATCATCGAACAGGACGTCATCCGCGTCACCCACAGCCACGACGTTGAAGACCTGAAACGGCTGGGGGGCGACATCGAGCGCCATGTCCTGGCCAGGGCCGTGCAATGGCACCTGGAAGACCGAGTCATCATCGACGGCAACAAGACCATCGTCTTCCGCCGCTGA